The following proteins come from a genomic window of Mariniflexile sp. TRM1-10:
- a CDS encoding S41 family peptidase, whose protein sequence is MRKLLKKRIIIPVIASVLFITTTAFKNDFFEIAKQIEIFTTLFKELNMNYVDDTNPGDLMDIAIKSMLENLDPYTNFMNEQDVEAARINNTGDYTGIGAKVKTLKDRLVIVEPYKNYPADKAGLKAGDEIIKVGNTLIETYKEDAGELLKGATDTSVEVTYKRQGKTQTTTIKRAEVEIKAVPHFSMVNSKTGYIVLSRFNNKATTETNYALRDLKAQGAQRIILDLRGNPGGLLNEAINIVNLFIPKGQLVVTTKSKVKKYNKTYYTQNDPIDTEIPLVILIDEGSASASEIVSGALQDLDRAVIVGSRSFGKGLVQRPKELVYGTQVKITISRYYTPSGRCIQALDYWHRNEKGEAVRVKQENYNEFKTKNGRKVFDGGGVFPDVSFNASKNSSIINAIVNDDLIFNYATNYYYNHNVKDINSLKLDDTDFSNFKSFLKANNFSFETDTEKALNKAYEAAKNDDLDDNIKTDFNTLISNLNKSKSSVIDENKAYLLELLTEDIVKRYVYREGLYDYYKIHDAEIKKATDILGNQSEYLNYLK, encoded by the coding sequence ATGCGAAAATTACTTAAAAAACGAATTATAATTCCTGTAATAGCTAGTGTGTTGTTTATAACAACCACTGCTTTTAAAAATGATTTTTTTGAAATTGCGAAGCAAATAGAAATATTTACAACGCTTTTTAAAGAACTTAACATGAATTATGTGGACGATACCAACCCCGGCGATTTAATGGATATCGCCATTAAAAGCATGTTGGAAAATTTAGATCCTTACACCAATTTTATGAACGAACAGGATGTAGAGGCTGCTAGAATTAACAATACAGGCGATTATACGGGTATTGGCGCTAAAGTAAAAACCTTAAAAGATAGATTGGTTATTGTTGAACCCTACAAAAATTATCCCGCCGATAAGGCTGGTTTAAAGGCGGGTGACGAAATTATTAAAGTAGGGAACACGCTTATTGAAACTTACAAAGAAGACGCTGGCGAACTCCTTAAAGGCGCTACCGATACCTCGGTAGAAGTAACCTACAAACGCCAAGGAAAAACACAAACGACCACCATAAAACGTGCTGAAGTAGAAATAAAAGCCGTTCCGCATTTCTCTATGGTAAACAGCAAAACTGGGTATATTGTTTTAAGCCGTTTTAACAATAAAGCGACTACTGAAACCAACTATGCCTTGCGCGATTTAAAAGCCCAAGGCGCACAACGTATTATTTTGGATTTACGAGGGAACCCTGGTGGTTTACTTAACGAAGCCATAAATATTGTAAACCTGTTTATACCTAAAGGACAGTTGGTAGTTACTACAAAATCGAAGGTAAAAAAATATAACAAAACCTATTATACTCAAAACGACCCTATAGATACCGAAATTCCATTGGTTATTTTAATTGATGAGGGGAGTGCCTCGGCAAGCGAAATTGTTTCAGGTGCTTTACAAGATTTAGACCGAGCCGTTATTGTAGGTTCCAGAAGTTTTGGTAAAGGCTTGGTACAACGCCCTAAAGAACTGGTTTATGGGACACAGGTAAAAATTACCATTTCACGTTACTACACACCTTCTGGCAGATGCATACAGGCATTAGATTATTGGCATAGAAACGAAAAAGGAGAAGCTGTTAGAGTAAAACAAGAAAACTATAACGAATTTAAAACCAAAAACGGTAGAAAAGTGTTTGATGGTGGTGGTGTATTCCCAGATGTAAGTTTTAATGCTTCAAAAAATTCATCTATAATAAACGCCATTGTTAACGACGATTTAATTTTTAACTATGCTACCAATTACTATTACAATCATAATGTAAAAGATATTAATAGCCTAAAGCTAGATGATACCGATTTTTCAAACTTTAAAAGCTTTTTAAAAGCGAATAATTTTTCATTTGAAACTGACACTGAAAAAGCACTAAACAAAGCGTATGAAGCAGCAAAAAATGATGATTTGGATGACAACATCAAAACCGACTTTAATACCTTGATTTCAAATTTAAACAAGTCTAAAAGCAGTGTTATAGACGAAAATAAAGCCTATTTATTAGAATTATTAACCGAAGATATTGTAAAACGCTACGTATACAGAGAAGGTCTATACGACTATTATAAAATACACGATGCCGAAATAAAAAAAGCTACTGACATACTTGGAAATCAATCTGAGTATTTAAATTATTTAAAATAA
- the rnpA gene encoding ribonuclease P protein component, with translation MKFSFNKKEKLKSKKLIEQLFANGQSVSVFPLRLVFMPTTFNDGVMAKAGVSVSKRQFKTAVDRNRIKRLMREVYRLNKTNYFNNISTSYAFMILYIGKDKPTLTQIETRMNHLFEKFLKKVSETEKLNSDAKIT, from the coding sequence TTGAAATTTTCATTCAATAAAAAAGAAAAACTTAAAAGCAAAAAGCTTATAGAACAATTGTTTGCCAACGGACAATCGGTTTCGGTATTTCCGTTGCGTTTGGTTTTTATGCCAACTACTTTTAATGATGGTGTTATGGCAAAGGCAGGTGTTTCCGTTAGTAAACGCCAATTTAAAACGGCCGTGGATAGAAACCGTATAAAACGTTTGATGCGAGAGGTTTACCGACTTAATAAAACCAACTATTTCAACAACATTTCAACATCATATGCGTTTATGATTTTGTACATTGGCAAAGACAAACCTACGTTAACCCAAATTGAAACCCGTATGAACCATCTTTTTGAGAAGTTTTTAAAAAAGGTTTCAGAAACTGAAAAATTAAATAGTGATGCGAAAATTACTTAA
- a CDS encoding DUF3826 domain-containing protein → MNIKNLVIVFATLFLTVNLSLAQENEEAKLREKAENWIRELNINNKEKETQATEVITTHLITVRNWHNDHPYDSVPAGINPATGQQLSELDRSIIADSAMPRSVHEALMTGLKANLDESQIEAILDKYTIGKVAFTLKGYHAIVTDLTAEEEAVILKNLKEAREIAVDFKNMKQISAIFEIYKTKNEQYLNSNGRNWRQLYKDYGKRMKAEKAKKQ, encoded by the coding sequence ATGAATATTAAGAATCTAGTAATCGTGTTTGCAACACTTTTTTTAACTGTAAATCTTTCTTTAGCACAAGAAAATGAAGAAGCTAAATTACGAGAGAAAGCTGAAAACTGGATTAGAGAACTGAATATAAACAACAAAGAAAAGGAAACCCAAGCAACCGAGGTAATAACTACACATTTAATAACAGTACGTAACTGGCATAATGACCATCCGTATGATAGTGTTCCTGCTGGAATAAACCCTGCAACTGGACAACAATTATCAGAACTTGATCGCTCAATAATTGCCGATTCAGCAATGCCTCGTTCTGTACATGAAGCTCTTATGACTGGACTTAAAGCGAACCTTGACGAGAGTCAAATTGAAGCAATTCTTGATAAATATACTATTGGAAAAGTGGCATTCACCCTAAAAGGATATCATGCTATCGTTACAGATCTTACAGCAGAAGAAGAAGCTGTTATACTAAAAAACCTAAAAGAAGCACGAGAAATAGCAGTAGATTTTAAAAATATGAAGCAAATTTCAGCAATCTTTGAAATTTATAAAACTAAAAACGAACAATATTTGAATTCCAATGGAAGAAATTGGAGGCAGTTATATAAAGATTATGGCAAACGCATGAAAGCTGAAAAAGCTAAGAAACAATAA